A genomic segment from Arcobacter acticola encodes:
- the mreC gene encoding rod shape-determining protein MreC — protein sequence MRKFIFVLLFIIASLSYLFEVDELLVKKFSFFNDIKVSYINKVISISSSVEKHFDQAKKIEELTIENNELKEYKILYNGAQKQLNAVKEFLVNVDLNQSKPKIELVKVLSYVNFNDFTKVWLDKIPEDDTILGLITENYAAGILVNKNGRSVGLLNGNKDSSYATFIGEEKAPGIITASTSEEELLIKYIPIWAEIKKGDEVITSGMDNIFFEGLKVGRIMEVTSLPDMKIATVKPYVNVLKKKYFYVYKNVNQEVKTIEKVEVTEKKEATEKKPLTK from the coding sequence ATGCGTAAATTCATCTTTGTACTACTATTTATAATAGCTAGTTTATCTTACCTCTTTGAGGTAGATGAACTACTAGTAAAAAAATTCTCTTTTTTTAATGATATTAAAGTATCTTATATCAATAAAGTAATAAGTATTTCAAGTAGTGTAGAAAAACATTTTGATCAAGCAAAAAAAATAGAAGAATTAACTATTGAGAATAATGAATTAAAAGAGTACAAAATACTATACAATGGTGCACAAAAACAATTAAATGCTGTAAAAGAATTTTTAGTAAATGTTGATTTAAACCAATCAAAACCTAAAATTGAACTAGTAAAAGTTTTATCTTATGTAAATTTTAATGATTTTACAAAAGTTTGGTTAGATAAAATTCCTGAAGATGACACTATTTTAGGACTAATAACAGAAAACTATGCAGCAGGTATTTTAGTAAATAAAAATGGAAGATCAGTTGGTTTATTAAATGGAAATAAAGATTCTTCATATGCTACTTTTATTGGAGAAGAAAAAGCTCCTGGAATAATCACTGCATCCACAAGTGAAGAAGAGCTTCTAATCAAATATATCCCTATTTGGGCTGAGATAAAAAAAGGTGATGAAGTTATAACATCAGGTATGGATAACATCTTTTTTGAAGGTTTAAAAGTAGGAAGAATTATGGAAGTTACAAGTTTACCTGATATGAAAATAGCTACAGTAAAACCATATGTAAATGTATTAAAAAAGAAATATTTTTATGTTTATAAAAATGTAAATCAAGAAGTTAAAACTATTGAAAAAGTTGAAGTAACAGAAAAAAAAGAAGCTACAGAAAAAAAGCCATTAACTAAATGA
- the ribE gene encoding riboflavin synthase → MFTGLIREMGKVVSFQNNYLTLKAKYNPKIGDSIAINGACLTVVKTSKDTFTVELSPESQNILAMENYKDEVHMEPAMMMGDRFEGHIVQGHVDCLGTIKSIKQNGNSTDFYVSLPAEYLKYVIPKGSITIDGVSLTVNEVLKDSFRLTIIPHTVKNTLFCRYKIGTKVNLETDMFARYIYNMFKGGNKKEDMSWDVVDAIMARY, encoded by the coding sequence GTGTTTACAGGACTTATAAGAGAGATGGGAAAAGTTGTTAGTTTTCAAAACAATTATTTAACATTAAAAGCAAAATATAATCCAAAAATTGGAGATTCTATTGCAATAAATGGAGCATGTTTAACAGTTGTAAAAACTTCAAAAGATACTTTTACTGTTGAGTTGTCACCTGAATCTCAAAATATCCTTGCAATGGAAAACTATAAAGATGAGGTTCATATGGAACCTGCTATGATGATGGGAGATAGATTTGAAGGACATATAGTTCAAGGACATGTTGATTGTTTAGGAACTATAAAATCTATTAAACAAAATGGGAACTCTACAGATTTTTATGTGTCATTACCAGCTGAGTATTTAAAATATGTTATTCCAAAAGGAAGTATAACCATAGATGGTGTTTCACTTACTGTTAATGAAGTTTTAAAAGATTCTTTTAGACTTACTATTATTCCTCATACTGTAAAAAATACACTATTTTGTAGATATAAAATAGGAACTAAAGTAAATCTTGAAACAGATATGTTTGCAAGATATATTTATAATATGTTTAAAGGTGGAAATAAAAAAGAAGATATGTCATGGGATGTGGTAGATGCTATAATGGCAAGATATTAA
- the mnmG gene encoding tRNA uridine-5-carboxymethylaminomethyl(34) synthesis enzyme MnmG — MDYDVIVVGGGHAGIEASLASARMGKKTLLITMLVEQIGAASCNPAVGGLAKGHLVRELDAIGGEMGLCTDATGIQFRILNASKGAAVQGSRAQIDMDKYRAYMRKVCHNTPNLEVYQDEVSSLLVKNGNEVYGVKTKLTEEFTSHKVIITTGTFMRGLIHIGENRYDAGRAWELPSSTLSIQLKELGLNVGRLKTGTPARIDANSIDFSVMDMHGGDVNPSPFSFRTDKSKFAPVQYPCYITYTNLKTHEKISSNFFRAPLFTGQIEGLGPRYCPSIEDKVNRFAERDRHQLFLEPQTAMGSEYYINGLSTSLPIDVQKDMIHSIAGLENAKIIRYGYAIEYDYVDPTELKHTLETKKIKNLYNAGQINATTGYEEAASQGLMAGINAALAIDGKEPFILRRDEAYIGVLIDDLVTKGTNEPYRMFTSRAEYRLLLREENADLRLSQYGHKLGLISDEVLAKVENKRKVLDEAIEFMAGEWLTSKKETLELLESIGEEKINDKVLLIDLIGRNTIDGPKFDKLVPSLANVDDYLKEQIIIEAKYYRYIQKQQKQIEKMKKMLKAAIPENFSFKGLAGLSNEVIEKLEKHRPPTLFNASLISGITPAALDIIHLNINIRNQNI; from the coding sequence ATGGATTATGATGTAATCGTTGTTGGTGGTGGTCATGCAGGTATTGAAGCATCATTAGCAAGTGCTAGAATGGGTAAAAAGACCCTTCTAATTACTATGTTAGTAGAACAAATAGGAGCAGCCAGCTGTAATCCAGCAGTTGGTGGTCTTGCTAAAGGTCATTTAGTTCGAGAACTAGATGCAATTGGTGGAGAAATGGGACTTTGCACAGATGCAACAGGTATTCAATTTAGAATACTAAATGCTTCAAAAGGTGCAGCAGTTCAAGGAAGCAGAGCTCAAATTGATATGGATAAATATAGAGCGTATATGAGAAAAGTTTGTCATAATACTCCTAATTTAGAAGTATATCAAGATGAAGTATCTTCTCTTTTAGTAAAAAATGGAAATGAAGTTTATGGTGTAAAAACTAAACTAACAGAAGAATTCACTTCACATAAGGTAATTATTACTACAGGTACTTTTATGAGAGGACTTATTCATATTGGTGAAAATAGATATGATGCAGGACGAGCTTGGGAATTACCATCAAGTACATTATCAATTCAATTAAAAGAATTAGGATTAAATGTTGGAAGATTAAAAACAGGAACACCTGCTAGAATTGATGCAAACTCTATTGATTTTTCAGTAATGGATATGCATGGTGGAGATGTTAATCCAAGTCCATTTTCATTTAGAACTGATAAATCAAAATTCGCACCCGTTCAGTATCCATGTTATATCACATATACAAATTTAAAAACTCATGAAAAGATTTCATCTAATTTCTTTAGAGCACCACTTTTTACAGGTCAAATTGAAGGACTAGGACCAAGATATTGTCCAAGTATTGAAGATAAAGTAAATAGATTTGCAGAACGTGATAGACACCAATTATTTTTAGAACCACAAACTGCTATGGGAAGTGAATATTATATAAATGGATTAAGTACATCTTTACCTATTGATGTTCAAAAAGATATGATTCATTCAATCGCAGGTCTTGAAAATGCTAAAATTATTAGATATGGATATGCTATTGAATATGATTATGTAGATCCTACAGAATTAAAACATACATTAGAAACTAAAAAAATAAAAAACCTTTATAATGCAGGTCAAATAAATGCAACAACAGGTTATGAAGAAGCAGCGTCTCAAGGATTAATGGCAGGGATTAATGCAGCTCTTGCAATTGATGGTAAAGAGCCATTTATTTTAAGACGAGATGAAGCATATATTGGGGTTCTAATAGATGATTTAGTTACTAAAGGAACAAATGAACCATATAGAATGTTCACATCACGTGCTGAGTATAGACTTCTTTTAAGAGAAGAAAATGCTGATTTAAGATTATCGCAATATGGTCATAAATTAGGACTTATTTCTGATGAAGTTTTAGCAAAAGTTGAAAATAAAAGAAAAGTTTTAGACGAAGCAATTGAATTTATGGCAGGAGAATGGCTAACTTCTAAAAAAGAGACTTTAGAATTACTTGAATCAATTGGTGAAGAAAAAATTAATGATAAAGTTTTACTTATAGATTTAATTGGAAGAAATACAATTGATGGACCTAAATTTGATAAATTAGTTCCTTCTTTAGCAAACGTTGATGACTATTTAAAAGAACAGATTATTATTGAAGCTAAGTATTATAGATATATTCAAAAACAACAAAAACAAATTGAAAAAATGAAAAAAATGTTAAAAGCAGCTATTCCTGAGAACTTCTCATTTAAAGGTTTAGCTGGATTATCAAATGAAGTAATTGAAAAACTAGAAAAACATAGACCTCCAACACTATTTAATGCAAGTTTGATATCAGGAATTACACCTGCTGCACTTGATATTATTCATTTAAATATAAATATTAGAAACCAAAACATCTAA